Proteins encoded within one genomic window of Coprococcus phoceensis:
- a CDS encoding site-specific integrase, with the protein MASIKQRKSSFSVIYWYLDSAGERKQKWDTLETRKEAKQRKAFIEYYQEKFGYVIVPLEEQFAHQIENSKKELDVVDKDITLRDFLEIFVNLYGTSKWSPSTFSGKVGSIENYINPIIGDWKLNEITTKSLSKYYNDLLSVPEVPRANRKATGRCVQPANIKKIHDIIRCALNQAIRWEYIDTNKRNPASLATLPKIPKTRRKVWSVQTFREAVKATEDDLLSICMHLAFSCSMRIGEITGLTWVDVIIDEESIATNNAKVIINKELSRVNAEAMQKLKEKDILKIFPTQKPHCTTRLVLKTPKTETSNRVVWLPKTVAELLVQYKKDQQELKEFLGSAYNDYNLVIALDNGNPVESRIVRDRFQKLCEENDYEVVVFHSLRHLSTGYKLKMTNGDVKSVQGDTGHAEAEMVTDVYSEIIDEDRRFNAQKMDKEFYSTLNDDTDNPKQDTDLTDSDMALLELIKSLSPEMKAQLLKQTLQK; encoded by the coding sequence ATGGCTTCAATCAAACAAAGAAAATCAAGTTTTTCAGTTATTTATTGGTACTTAGATAGTGCAGGAGAAAGAAAACAAAAATGGGACACGCTGGAAACAAGAAAAGAAGCAAAACAGCGAAAAGCCTTTATAGAATACTATCAAGAGAAATTTGGATATGTGATAGTTCCATTAGAGGAACAATTTGCACATCAGATTGAAAATTCTAAAAAAGAGTTAGATGTTGTAGACAAAGATATTACATTGCGTGATTTCCTAGAAATTTTTGTTAATCTATACGGCACATCTAAATGGTCGCCGAGTACATTTAGTGGTAAGGTAGGCAGTATTGAAAATTATATCAATCCGATTATCGGAGATTGGAAACTTAATGAAATAACTACAAAAAGCCTATCAAAATACTACAATGATTTATTGAGCGTTCCAGAAGTACCACGGGCAAACAGAAAAGCAACTGGTCGTTGTGTTCAGCCAGCGAACATCAAAAAAATACATGATATTATCCGTTGTGCCTTAAATCAAGCTATCCGCTGGGAGTATATTGATACAAATAAAAGAAACCCTGCGTCTTTGGCTACGTTACCCAAAATTCCAAAGACTAGGCGAAAAGTGTGGAGTGTTCAAACATTTCGAGAAGCGGTAAAAGCCACGGAAGATGATTTACTTTCAATTTGTATGCACTTAGCTTTTTCCTGTTCTATGCGAATTGGAGAAATTACAGGACTTACATGGGTAGATGTTATTATTGATGAAGAGTCCATTGCTACAAATAATGCAAAGGTAATTATCAATAAAGAACTTTCAAGAGTAAATGCAGAAGCTATGCAAAAATTAAAGGAAAAGGATATTTTAAAGATTTTCCCAACGCAAAAACCGCATTGTACCACAAGGCTTGTCTTGAAAACGCCAAAAACAGAAACAAGTAATCGTGTTGTCTGGTTACCTAAAACAGTTGCGGAACTATTGGTTCAATATAAAAAAGACCAGCAGGAATTAAAGGAATTTCTAGGAAGTGCCTACAATGATTACAACCTTGTTATTGCGTTAGATAATGGCAATCCCGTGGAAAGCCGTATTGTTAGAGATAGGTTTCAAAAGCTCTGTGAAGAAAACGATTATGAAGTTGTGGTATTTCACAGCCTACGCCATTTAAGTACGGGTTATAAACTCAAAATGACAAACGGAGATGTTAAGTCCGTACAAGGCGATACTGGTCACGCAGAAGCAGAAATGGTTACAGATGTCTATTCAGAAATTATTGACGAGGACAGACGTTTCAATGCACAAAAAATGGATAAAGAATTTTATTCTACGCTTAATGATGATACAGACAATCCAAAGCAAGATACCGACTTAACCGATAGTGATATGGCATTATTGGAACTGATTAAATCTTTATCGCCAGAAATGAAAGCACAGCTTTTAAAGCAAACACTCCAAAAATAA
- a CDS encoding helix-turn-helix domain-containing protein: protein MIRPHGAVLPTRMGIVEILTELSKAICLLIIYSYSNKIYLLILFRCVIIVLLDECILLLSQMKGVLIVISDTQNAQSPTKDKKTYTVEEIAEQLDISKKVAYSLVKSGQFSYVRAGKAIRVSKVSFDKWLNGI, encoded by the coding sequence ATGATACGTCCGCATGGTGCGGTTCTGCCCACAAGAATGGGAATAGTTGAGATACTAACGGAGCTTTCCAAAGCCATCTGCCTGCTTATAATTTATAGTTACAGCAACAAAATCTATCTTCTCATTTTATTTAGGTGTGTTATAATTGTCTTGTTAGACGAGTGTATTTTGTTGCTGTCACAAATGAAAGGGGTCTTAATAGTGATAAGTGATACACAAAATGCACAATCTCCTACAAAGGATAAAAAGACTTATACAGTAGAGGAAATTGCTGAACAACTGGACATTAGCAAAAAGGTAGCTTATTCATTGGTAAAAAGCGGTCAATTCAGTTATGTTCGTGCTGGTAAAGCCATACGAGTATCAAAGGTTTCTTTCGATAAATGGTTAAACGGAATTTAA
- a CDS encoding helix-turn-helix domain-containing protein encodes MKKHEHLPFEVILSATEGEPEAVETVLKFYDGYISKLCLRKLYDEYGNVCMVVDADLKNRVQTALLDMLMNFEIVVM; translated from the coding sequence ATGAAGAAACATGAGCATTTGCCTTTTGAGGTAATCTTATCAGCCACAGAGGGCGAACCAGAAGCAGTTGAAACCGTTTTGAAGTTTTATGACGGTTACATTTCCAAATTATGCTTGCGTAAATTGTATGACGAATACGGTAATGTTTGCATGGTTGTGGACGCTGATTTAAAAAACAGAGTTCAGACAGCATTACTTGATATGCTGATGAATTTTGAAATTGTAGTGATGTAG
- a CDS encoding RNA polymerase sigma factor: protein MKTSSFKQAIEAQFDCLSKKVIKRAVKKGYRDMKRREKRECPFSDIPDYEQERFGTFDKYESDYTVFNILGIEVWVEDDQLSEVLKTLTEKKRNIILLSYFMDMSDSEISEFIKIPRSNVQYHRTKTLETMKKIMEERK, encoded by the coding sequence ATGAAAACATCTTCTTTCAAACAAGCCATTGAAGCACAGTTTGATTGTCTTTCAAAAAAGGTTATCAAACGAGCTGTCAAAAAAGGCTATCGTGATATGAAGCGACGTGAAAAACGAGAATGTCCATTTTCTGATATTCCAGATTATGAGCAGGAACGCTTTGGAACATTTGATAAATACGAAAGTGATTACACCGTATTTAATATTTTAGGCATTGAAGTATGGGTTGAGGACGACCAGTTAAGCGAAGTTCTTAAAACATTGACAGAAAAGAAACGTAACATTATTTTGTTGTCCTACTTTATGGATATGTCCGATAGTGAAATCAGCGAATTTATCAAAATCCCACGTTCTAACGTCCAATATCATAGAACAAAAACACTTGAAACAATGAAAAAAATCATGGAGGAACGTAAATGA
- a CDS encoding helix-turn-helix transcriptional regulator, translated as MRKNKETQTFDFRPLGLAIREAREKAGLSRNDLGDKVFYGERHIADIENIGSHPSFQLFHDLVTMFNISVDEYFYPPEKVEKSTTRRQIETSLDLLSDNELKIIQGTIDGILNSRESKK; from the coding sequence ATGAGAAAAAATAAAGAAACACAAACCTTTGATTTCAGACCGTTAGGACTGGCAATCAGAGAAGCCCGTGAAAAAGCAGGGCTATCCCGTAATGATTTAGGCGATAAGGTATTCTATGGAGAACGCCATATCGCAGATATTGAAAATATTGGTTCACACCCAAGTTTTCAATTATTCCATGATTTAGTTACCATGTTCAATATATCGGTTGATGAATATTTCTATCCACCAGAGAAAGTTGAGAAAAGCACAACTCGCCGTCAGATAGAAACATCACTTGACTTATTGAGTGATAACGAATTAAAAATCATTCAAGGTACGATTGACGGTATCTTGAACAGCAGGGAAAGCAAGAAGTAA
- a CDS encoding serine hydrolase domain-containing protein: protein MNRKELHDFIKEKQPNICQISCYKDGKEVYSDEWNNYKKGDACHVMSATKSIVALLVGIALDKGFIKSIDQPVLDFFPEYKIKRGEKTIQKVTIKHLLTMTAPYKYKYEPWTKICSSDDWTVSALDFLGGRKGLTGQFKYSTLGIHILTGIISKTSGLKVVDFANKFLFEPIGVEKHINYLAETAEEHKHFTMCKDPQKNIWFCDPKGIGTAGYGLCFSATDMAKIGQLCLDKGVQKGKQIISSKWIEEITKPNYKCGEEYRNMSYGYLWWIVNENVYAAIGNSGNVIYVNSSENIVIAVTSYFKPTIFDRIDFIQKYIEPFITIRGTL, encoded by the coding sequence ATGAATAGAAAAGAACTACACGATTTTATTAAAGAGAAACAGCCTAATATCTGTCAAATATCATGCTATAAAGACGGTAAAGAAGTTTATTCTGATGAATGGAATAATTATAAAAAAGGAGATGCTTGTCATGTTATGTCTGCAACCAAAAGTATCGTAGCATTACTTGTAGGAATAGCACTTGATAAAGGATTTATAAAAAGCATAGACCAACCCGTATTAGATTTTTTCCCTGAATATAAAATTAAAAGAGGAGAAAAAACAATTCAAAAAGTTACAATCAAGCATTTACTGACTATGACTGCACCATATAAGTATAAGTACGAACCGTGGACTAAAATTTGCTCAAGTGATGATTGGACTGTTTCAGCTTTAGATTTTCTAGGTGGAAGAAAAGGATTGACTGGACAATTCAAATACTCGACTTTAGGCATACATATACTAACTGGTATTATATCGAAAACGAGTGGTCTAAAAGTTGTGGACTTTGCAAATAAGTTTTTATTTGAACCCATTGGAGTAGAAAAACATATAAATTATTTAGCGGAAACTGCCGAAGAACATAAACACTTTACCATGTGTAAAGACCCACAAAAAAACATATGGTTTTGCGACCCAAAAGGAATAGGAACAGCAGGCTATGGTTTATGCTTTTCTGCAACAGACATGGCAAAAATCGGACAACTTTGCTTAGATAAAGGCGTTCAAAAAGGGAAACAAATTATATCATCTAAATGGATTGAAGAAATAACGAAGCCAAATTATAAATGTGGAGAAGAATATAGAAATATGTCTTATGGGTATCTTTGGTGGATTGTGAATGAAAATGTATATGCAGCCATAGGAAATAGTGGGAATGTTATATATGTAAATTCGTCAGAAAATATAGTGATAGCAGTTACATCATATTTTAAGCCAACAATATTTGACCGTATAGATTTTATACAAAAGTATATTGAGCCATTTATTACTATTAGGGGAACTTTGTAA
- a CDS encoding MerR family transcriptional regulator — MLSIGEFSKICKVSTKTLRYYDEIGLINPSKINQENGYRYYSIEQLETMLLINRLKQYNFSLEEIKAIITSEEIPNEKLSIELYKKKAELEKQIQIYSQITEQLNEDIAVLKQGKSIMSYLNKIDVQLVEIPTMYLVSVRKMVYKFEMEEQYACCFNSILRKIQHDKLTVNAPPMVLYHSDEFTPLGLDTEFAIPVEEFVTGTRDFRPGLCLKTTLHGRYSNLPSIYTKQCEWAEQNGYENNGPLYEVYITDLTQTSNEDELITEIYYPVKKK, encoded by the coding sequence ATGTTATCTATTGGTGAATTTTCAAAGATATGTAAAGTTTCTACAAAAACACTTCGTTATTATGATGAAATCGGACTTATAAATCCCAGTAAAATCAATCAAGAGAATGGTTATAGATATTATTCCATTGAGCAATTAGAAACTATGTTACTTATAAACCGTTTAAAACAGTATAATTTTTCTTTGGAAGAAATCAAAGCGATTATTACATCAGAAGAAATACCAAATGAAAAATTATCCATAGAGCTTTATAAGAAAAAGGCAGAATTAGAAAAGCAAATACAGATATATTCACAAATTACAGAACAATTAAATGAGGATATAGCAGTTTTGAAACAAGGAAAATCAATCATGTCTTATTTGAATAAGATTGATGTACAACTTGTTGAAATACCAACTATGTATTTGGTTTCTGTTCGTAAAATGGTTTATAAGTTTGAAATGGAAGAACAATACGCTTGTTGTTTTAATTCAATATTAAGAAAAATTCAACATGACAAATTAACTGTCAATGCTCCACCTATGGTACTTTATCATAGTGATGAGTTTACTCCTTTGGGTTTGGACACAGAATTTGCTATTCCAGTAGAAGAATTTGTTACGGGAACTCGAGATTTTCGCCCCGGACTATGCTTAAAAACAACTTTACATGGCAGATATTCTAATTTGCCTTCTATTTATACGAAACAATGTGAATGGGCAGAGCAGAACGGTTATGAAAATAATGGTCCGCTTTATGAAGTTTATATTACCGATTTGACACAAACTTCAAACGAAGATGAACTTATAACTGAAATTTATTATCCAGTAAAAAAGAAATAG
- a CDS encoding conjugal transfer protein yields MFRKNKKQTETIKEPKEKKVRTFKVGTHKKSVIALWAVLIASVSFGVYKNFTAIDMHTVHETETIQLRLHDTSGIENFVKNFAKSYYTWNNSKEAIEARAQAISGYLTKELQDLNIDTIRTDIPTSSTVTDVIVWSIEQSGTDTFSATYEVDQQIKEGEQTSNVKATYTVKVHVNADGDMVIVQNPTLAPAIEKSDYEPKTPDADASVDADTVNDATAFLETFFKLYPTATEKELAYYVSGNVLEPIGRDYLYSELVNPTFTKDGDNVKVKVSVKFLDNQTKATQVSQYELVLHRDSNWKIVG; encoded by the coding sequence ATGTTTAGAAAGAATAAGAAACAGACAGAAACAATCAAAGAACCCAAAGAAAAAAAGGTGCGTACTTTTAAAGTAGGCACACATAAAAAATCCGTGATTGCGTTGTGGGCGGTGCTTATCGCAAGTGTGAGCTTTGGAGTATATAAGAACTTTACCGCTATTGATATGCACACGGTACATGAAACAGAAACAATCCAGTTACGATTACATGATACCAGCGGTATTGAAAATTTCGTGAAGAACTTTGCGAAGTCCTATTACACATGGAACAACAGCAAAGAAGCGATTGAAGCAAGGGCGCAGGCAATCAGCGGTTATCTGACAAAAGAATTGCAGGACTTGAATATAGATACCATTAGAACCGATATACCGACTAGCTCTACGGTTACAGATGTGATTGTATGGAGTATTGAACAGTCGGGAACGGACACTTTTTCTGCTACCTACGAAGTAGATCAGCAGATAAAAGAGGGAGAACAGACAAGCAATGTGAAAGCAACCTATACCGTAAAAGTTCATGTGAACGCTGACGGGGATATGGTAATTGTTCAAAACCCTACCCTTGCACCAGCAATCGAAAAATCAGACTACGAACCTAAGACACCAGACGCAGACGCAAGCGTAGACGCTGATACCGTAAACGACGCTACCGCATTTCTGGAAACATTCTTTAAGCTGTACCCAACAGCCACAGAAAAAGAACTTGCTTACTATGTATCGGGGAATGTGCTTGAACCTATTGGCAGGGACTACCTTTATTCTGAACTGGTAAACCCTACCTTTACAAAGGACGGGGACAATGTGAAAGTAAAAGTTTCCGTAAAATTCCTTGATAATCAGACAAAAGCTACGCAGGTATCACAATACGAGCTTGTGTTACATAGGGATAGCAACTGGAAGATTGTAGGATAA
- a CDS encoding C40 family peptidase has product MKLKHIALIGSLFPILFSLVLFFGVLISADSDDENSNFSSGITGMNLSAEVLKHQPIVEKYTREYGISEYVNVLLAIIQVESGGTAEDVMQSSESLGLPPNSLDTESSIKQGCKYFASLLSSCKNQGIDDLNVAIQSYNYGGGYVGYVAGKGKKHTYNLAENFAREKSGGKKVTYTNPIAVAKNGGWRYSYGNQFYVELVNQYLTVPQISGELAQKVMNEALKYQGWKYVYGGSNPNTSFDCSGLTQWCFGKAGISLPRTAQMQYDATQHIPLSQAKAGDLVFFHSTYDAGSYVTHVGIYVGNNQMYHAGDPIGYADLNNSYWQQHLIGAGRVKQ; this is encoded by the coding sequence ATGAAACTGAAACATATCGCTCTCATTGGCAGTCTGTTTCCTATCCTCTTTTCTCTGGTGCTTTTCTTTGGTGTCTTGATTAGTGCGGACAGCGACGACGAGAACAGCAACTTTTCTTCTGGCATTACGGGTATGAATTTATCCGCAGAAGTCTTGAAACATCAGCCTATAGTGGAAAAATACACCAGAGAATACGGCATTTCCGAGTATGTCAATGTCCTGCTGGCTATCATTCAAGTAGAAAGTGGCGGTACAGCAGAAGATGTCATGCAGAGTTCGGAAAGTCTTGGTTTACCGCCTAATTCCTTAGATACGGAAAGCTCAATCAAGCAGGGGTGTAAGTATTTTGCGTCCCTGCTTTCTTCCTGCAAAAATCAAGGTATCGACGACTTGAATGTAGCAATACAGTCTTATAACTATGGCGGTGGCTATGTGGGTTATGTGGCAGGAAAAGGCAAGAAGCATACATACAATCTTGCGGAAAACTTCGCCCGTGAAAAATCGGGTGGAAAGAAAGTAACCTACACCAACCCGATAGCCGTTGCGAAGAATGGGGGCTGGCGGTACAGCTATGGCAATCAATTTTATGTGGAATTAGTCAATCAGTATTTGACTGTTCCTCAAATATCGGGCGAACTGGCACAAAAGGTTATGAATGAAGCATTGAAATATCAAGGCTGGAAATATGTGTACGGCGGTAGCAATCCTAACACGTCCTTTGACTGTTCGGGACTGACGCAATGGTGCTTTGGGAAAGCTGGTATTTCCTTACCGAGAACGGCACAAATGCAGTATGACGCAACCCAGCATATCCCCTTATCGCAGGCAAAGGCTGGCGACCTGGTGTTTTTCCATTCCACCTATGACGCAGGAAGTTATGTAACCCACGTTGGTATCTATGTAGGAAATAATCAGATGTACCATGCAGGCGACCCTATCGGTTATGCAGACTTAAATAATAGTTACTGGCAACAGCACTTAATCGGTGCAGGACGAGTAAAACAATAG
- a CDS encoding CD3337/EF1877 family mobilome membrane protein: MKERIKGAFTKKKIFHFLKMALFVVALSLILLSLLGTVAHATGLVDDTINAENLYSKYPLSNYQLDFYVDNSWSWLPWNWLDGIGKSVQYGLYCITNFVWTISLYLSNATGYVVQEAYKLDFINDMADSIGKSIQTLAGVTQNGFSSSGFYVGFLLLIILVVGLYVAYTGLIKRETSKALHAVINFVVVFVLSASFIAYAPDYIKKINEFSSDISTASLDLGTKIMLPNSDSEGKDSVDLIRDSLFSIQVQQPWLLLQFGNGNAEEIGTDRVEALVSTSPEDEDGKTREEVVKTEIEDNDNNNLTIPQVVNRLGMVFFLLFFNLGITIFVFLLTGMMLFSQILFIIFAMFLPISFLLSMIPSYESMAKQAIVRVFNTIMTRAGITLIVTVAFSISSMFYNISTDYPFFMVAFLQIVCFAGIYMKLGDLMSMFSLNANDSQSMGRRIFRRPYLFMRHRARRMEHHIARAVSAGGISGGVAGAVAGSAVAGKRAERKNTASKENRGNTTSSMGQRAGSKVGAVLDTKNKVKDKANAVKENIKDMPTQTAYAVYSAKEKAKSSVSDFKRGMVQEQQSRQTGRLEKQEQHKKNIADKRMELQKAQEARRRNTDGSATTGATRPHERPATASTIPKPSAEKMQEVKRPATAPTPKASEPVKTNVVKERPLSSGASDKQVTQSAQPAHRQNVEKVVSQETRQNYKAERTTKTQNFEQSKRTTEHTEKNRNLVTKKGQKKK, from the coding sequence ATGAAAGAAAGGATAAAAGGTGCGTTCACAAAAAAGAAGATTTTCCACTTTCTCAAAATGGCTCTGTTCGTGGTGGCACTCTCCCTTATCCTGCTTTCACTTCTGGGGACGGTGGCTCATGCGACGGGGCTTGTGGACGATACCATAAACGCAGAAAATTTATATTCAAAATATCCCCTTTCCAACTACCAGCTTGATTTTTATGTGGATAATAGCTGGTCGTGGCTTCCGTGGAACTGGCTGGACGGTATCGGAAAATCAGTACAGTACGGGCTTTACTGTATTACCAACTTTGTCTGGACGATAAGCCTTTATTTAAGCAATGCCACGGGCTATGTGGTGCAGGAAGCCTATAAACTTGATTTTATTAACGATATGGCAGACAGTATCGGAAAGAGCATACAGACCCTTGCAGGTGTTACACAGAACGGTTTTTCCAGTTCTGGCTTTTATGTCGGTTTCCTGCTTCTCATTATCTTAGTGGTGGGACTTTATGTTGCTTATACGGGACTGATAAAACGGGAAACCAGCAAGGCACTTCACGCTGTTATCAACTTTGTGGTGGTGTTCGTGCTGTCCGCTTCCTTTATTGCCTACGCTCCCGACTATATCAAGAAGATAAATGAATTTTCATCAGACATCAGTACCGCTTCTTTGGACTTGGGAACAAAAATCATGCTCCCCAACTCTGACAGCGAGGGCAAAGACAGCGTGGACTTGATACGGGACAGCTTATTTTCTATTCAAGTACAACAGCCGTGGCTACTTCTGCAATTCGGTAACGGCAACGCAGAAGAAATCGGGACAGACCGTGTCGAAGCTCTTGTATCAACAAGCCCAGAGGACGAGGACGGCAAGACCAGAGAGGAAGTCGTGAAAACAGAAATTGAGGATAACGACAACAACAATCTGACGATACCGCAGGTCGTAAACCGTTTAGGTATGGTGTTTTTCCTACTGTTCTTCAATTTAGGGATAACGATATTTGTATTCTTGCTTACGGGCATGATGTTGTTCAGCCAGATACTTTTTATTATTTTTGCAATGTTTTTGCCTATCAGCTTTTTACTTTCCATGATACCGAGCTATGAAAGCATGGCAAAGCAGGCAATCGTAAGGGTATTTAATACCATAATGACACGGGCAGGAATAACGCTCATTGTAACGGTGGCATTTAGTATTTCCAGTATGTTTTACAACATTTCCACGGACTATCCGTTCTTTATGGTGGCGTTCTTACAGATAGTATGTTTCGCTGGTATTTACATGAAGCTGGGCGACTTAATGAGTATGTTCTCTTTGAACGCTAACGACAGTCAAAGCATGGGACGAAGAATTTTCCGCAGACCGTATCTGTTCATGCGACATAGGGCTAGACGTATGGAACACCATATTGCAAGGGCGGTAAGTGCTGGCGGTATTTCGGGCGGTGTGGCTGGTGCGGTAGCTGGAAGTGCCGTTGCTGGCAAGAGAGCCGAAAGAAAAAATACGGCTTCTAAAGAAAATCGGGGCAATACCACTTCCAGCATGGGACAGCGTGCAGGCTCAAAAGTCGGTGCTGTCTTAGATACGAAAAATAAAGTGAAAGACAAGGCAAATGCTGTCAAAGAAAATATCAAGGATATGCCGACACAGACCGCTTATGCGGTGTATTCCGCAAAGGAAAAGGCAAAGTCCAGCGTATCAGACTTCAAGCGTGGCATGGTGCAGGAACAGCAGTCCAGACAGACGGGACGCTTGGAAAAGCAGGAACAACATAAGAAAAATATCGCTGACAAGCGTATGGAGCTTCAAAAGGCACAAGAAGCAAGGCGTAGAAATACGGACGGATCAGCGACAACGGGAGCTACCCGTCCCCATGAGAGACCAGCCACAGCTTCAACCATTCCAAAACCGAGTGCTGAAAAAATGCAGGAAGTCAAACGCCCAGCCACAGCTCCAACTCCGAAAGCAAGTGAGCCAGTCAAGACAAATGTTGTGAAAGAGCGTCCGTTATCTTCGGGTGCTTCTGATAAGCAAGTGACCCAGTCTGCACAGCCAGCACATAGGCAGAATGTAGAAAAAGTGGTATCGCAGGAAACACGCCAGAATTACAAAGCAGAGCGTACTACAAAGACACAGAACTTTGAACAATCAAAGCGTACAACGGAACATACCGAAAAGAACCGTAACCTTGTAACGAAGAAAGGACAGAAGAAAAAATGA
- the ltrA gene encoding group II intron reverse transcriptase/maturase, whose translation MLKKNKLRYNEYYDMQHIYDELYAQSKNGNNFYKLLEIIGSEQNICLAYRNLKSNSGSKTAGTDGMTIDDIKQLSNAEIVATVRESLSNYRPKSVRRVFIPKAGSDKMRPLGIPCIWDRLVQQCILQVLEPICEPKFHNHSYGFRANRSAHHAVSRVTTLINLSKYHYCVDVDIKGFFDNVNHGKLLKQIWTLGIRDKRLICIISKMLKAEIDGEGVPEKGTPQGGLLSPLLSLIVLNELDWWVSSQWETFQPKNRSKNGWLQYAKKYTKLKSGFIVRYADDFKIMCSTYGEAQRFYHSTVDFLNKRLKLEISPEKSKVVNLKKNSSDFLGFKIKVIPKGRTKHGYVAKTDMNQKALKKAKTNLKLKVKDIARHTTGFNISRYNLTVIGMQNYYCIATNVYNNLTEVSYALLPTIRIRLRNIAKSVPFESTSSEFQSRTKGIRPKTKIVMIADNPLLPIQGVQHKNPMNFSQDICNFTKQGRNKVHEDVVVVTKEEIRALLENENPADSVEFNDNRISAYIAQQGNCYVMNRRGTPSTLICIHKSDKGDNLDRYSNLAFVEIPIAKAILTESADEAKSLLKGYVLNSQQKKKLNRIRTNYGYQTITGK comes from the coding sequence ATGCTAAAGAAAAACAAGCTCCGCTATAACGAGTATTATGATATGCAACATATTTATGACGAGTTATACGCACAGAGCAAGAACGGTAATAACTTTTATAAGTTACTTGAAATTATTGGTTCGGAACAAAATATTTGTTTAGCTTACCGTAATCTGAAATCAAACAGTGGCAGTAAAACGGCTGGAACGGATGGAATGACGATAGACGATATAAAACAACTCAGCAATGCTGAGATTGTTGCTACCGTTCGGGAAAGCCTTAGCAACTACCGCCCCAAATCAGTCAGACGTGTTTTCATTCCAAAAGCTGGGAGCGATAAAATGCGTCCATTGGGGATTCCGTGTATCTGGGACAGGCTGGTACAACAATGTATCCTGCAAGTCCTAGAGCCGATATGCGAACCAAAGTTCCATAATCATTCCTATGGATTCCGTGCGAATCGAAGTGCCCACCATGCAGTCAGCAGAGTAACGACACTGATAAATTTATCAAAATATCATTACTGTGTTGACGTAGACATTAAAGGATTTTTCGATAATGTCAATCATGGAAAACTATTAAAACAAATCTGGACACTTGGTATTCGGGATAAAAGATTGATTTGCATTATCAGCAAAATGCTGAAAGCCGAAATTGACGGCGAGGGTGTCCCAGAAAAAGGAACGCCACAAGGCGGTCTGTTAAGTCCACTGCTCTCCCTCATAGTCCTTAATGAATTAGACTGGTGGGTAAGCAGTCAGTGGGAAACATTCCAGCCGAAGAACCGCAGTAAAAATGGGTGGCTTCAATACGCAAAGAAATATACCAAACTGAAAAGCGGTTTTATTGTACGTTACGCTGATGATTTTAAAATCATGTGTTCAACCTATGGAGAAGCACAAAGATTTTACCACAGTACCGTAGATTTTCTTAATAAAAGGCTGAAATTAGAAATCAGTCCAGAGAAATCAAAGGTAGTAAATCTGAAGAAAAATTCATCAGATTTTCTGGGGTTCAAAATCAAAGTCATTCCAAAAGGAAGAACGAAACACGGTTATGTTGCCAAAACAGATATGAACCAAAAAGCATTAAAGAAAGCGAAAACAAATCTAAAGTTAAAGGTAAAAGATATAGCCAGACATACGACTGGCTTCAATATCAGCAGATATAATCTGACAGTTATCGGTATGCAGAATTACTACTGCATAGCAACTAACGTATATAACAACCTGACAGAAGTAAGTTACGCTCTCTTACCGACCATACGAATCCGTTTAAGGAACATTGCAAAATCAGTTCCATTTGAAAGTACAAGTTCAGAATTTCAGAGCAGGACAAAAGGAATCAGACCAAAAACAAAAATAGTGATGATTGCGGATAATCCGCTATTGCCGATTCAAGGAGTACAACACAAAAATCCTATGAATTTCTCGCAAGATATTTGTAATTTTACAAAGCAAGGGAGAAACAAGGTGCATGAGGACGTTGTAGTTGTAACAAAAGAAGAAATCCGAGCGTTGTTGGAAAATGAAAACCCTGCCGATAGCGTAGAGTTTAACGACAATCGTATTTCGGCATATATCGCACAACAAGGCAACTGCTATGTAATGAATCGTCGAGGAACTCCGTCCACTCTGATATGTATTCACAAATCAGACAAAGGAGATAACCTTGACAGATATTCTAATCTGGCATTTGTGGAAATTCCCATTGCAAAGGCAATCCTAACAGAATCAGCAGACGAAGCAAAATCACTGTTAAAAGGTTATGTTCTTAATAGTCAGCAGAAGAAAAAACTGAACAGAATACGGACGAATTACGGATACCAGACAATAACTGGGAAATAA